A region from the Streptomyces sp. 3214.6 genome encodes:
- a CDS encoding alpha/beta fold hydrolase, translated as MSESSAEAVTGAASAAVAAASATGAGGWRRATGIAGAAIGVIAAGAAAGVALERMTVGRGMRAKARLALDSAGPYGGLRGTPGKAYADDGTELYYEVDDVEPQGGPAGRRRRLFGRKAPLPVTVVFSHGYCLTQDSWHFQRAALRGVVRTVHWDQRSHGRSGRGNAQLRDGEPLTIDQLGRDLKAVIDAAVPEGPIVLVGHSMGGMTVMALAALYPELIRDRVVATAFVGTSSGRLGEVNFGLPVAGVNAVRRVLPGVLKALGQQAALVEKGRRATADLFAGIIKRYSFASRDVDPAVARFAERMIEGTPIDVVAEFYPAFTDHDKTEALACFTDMPVLVLAGIGDLVTPSEHSEAIADLLPDAELVLVPDAGHLVMLEHPEVVTDRLADLLTRAGAVPAGATVNGYGSTSSTAQPG; from the coding sequence GTGAGCGAGAGCAGCGCGGAGGCAGTGACGGGTGCCGCCTCGGCGGCCGTCGCCGCCGCCTCCGCCACGGGGGCGGGCGGCTGGCGCCGGGCGACCGGTATCGCCGGCGCCGCGATAGGCGTGATCGCCGCGGGCGCCGCGGCCGGTGTCGCCCTGGAACGGATGACCGTGGGCCGGGGCATGCGGGCCAAGGCCCGGCTCGCCCTCGACTCGGCGGGCCCCTACGGCGGACTGCGCGGCACCCCGGGCAAGGCGTACGCCGACGACGGCACCGAGCTGTACTACGAGGTCGACGACGTCGAACCGCAGGGCGGACCGGCGGGCCGCCGGCGGCGGCTCTTCGGCCGCAAGGCGCCGCTGCCCGTCACCGTCGTCTTCAGCCACGGCTACTGCCTCACCCAGGACTCCTGGCACTTCCAGCGGGCGGCCCTGCGCGGCGTCGTGCGGACCGTGCACTGGGACCAGCGCAGCCACGGCCGCTCCGGGCGCGGCAACGCCCAGCTCCGGGACGGTGAGCCGCTCACCATCGACCAGCTGGGGCGGGACCTGAAGGCCGTCATCGACGCGGCCGTGCCCGAGGGGCCGATCGTGCTCGTCGGACACTCGATGGGCGGGATGACGGTGATGGCGCTGGCCGCGCTGTACCCCGAGCTGATCCGTGACCGGGTCGTCGCCACCGCTTTCGTGGGAACGTCGTCCGGGCGGCTCGGCGAGGTCAACTTCGGGCTGCCGGTCGCGGGCGTGAACGCGGTGCGACGGGTGCTGCCGGGCGTGCTGAAGGCGCTCGGACAGCAGGCGGCCCTGGTGGAGAAGGGGCGGCGCGCCACCGCCGATCTCTTCGCCGGGATCATCAAGCGGTACTCGTTCGCCTCGCGGGACGTGGATCCGGCGGTCGCGCGGTTCGCCGAGCGGATGATCGAGGGCACGCCGATCGACGTGGTCGCCGAGTTCTACCCGGCCTTCACGGACCACGACAAGACCGAGGCGCTGGCCTGCTTCACCGACATGCCGGTGCTGGTGCTGGCCGGGATCGGGGACCTGGTCACGCCGAGCGAGCACAGCGAGGCCATCGCCGACCTGCTGCCGGACGCGGAACTGGTCCTGGTGCCGGACGCCGGACACCTGGTGATGCTGGAGCACCCGGAAGTGGTCACCGACCGGCTCGCCGACCTGCTCACCCGCGCGGGCGCCGTCCCGGCGGGCGCTACCGTGAACGGCTATGGAAGCACCAGCAGCACCGCACAACCCGGCTGA